The Strix aluco isolate bStrAlu1 chromosome 1, bStrAlu1.hap1, whole genome shotgun sequence genome has a window encoding:
- the RDH10 gene encoding retinol dehydrogenase 10 isoform X1 has product MNILLELFVVTFRVLWAFVLAAAKWLVRPKEKSVAGQVCLITGAGSGLGRLFALEFARRRALLVLWDINTQSNEETAGMVRHIYREMAEAAAAAAPRVAGDGEKDALPHCNLQVYTYTCDVGKRENVYSTAERVRKEVGEVSVLVNNAGVVSGHHLLECPDELIERTMMVNCHAHFWTTKAFLPKMLEMNHGHIVTVASSLGLFSTAGVEDYCASKFGAVGFHESLSHELKAAEKDGIKTTLVCPYLVDTGMFRGCRIRKEIEPFLPPLKPEYCVKQAMRAILTDQPMICTPRLMYMVTFMKSILPFEAVVCMYRFLGADKCMYPFIAQRKQATNNNEAKNGI; this is encoded by the exons ATGAACATCCTGCTGGAGCTCTTCGTGGTGACTTTCAGAGTGCTCTGGGCTTTCGTGCTGGCCGCAGCCAAGTGGCTGGTGCGGCCCAAGGAGAAGAGCGTGGCGGGGCAGGTGTGCCTGATcaccggggcgggcagcggcctGGGCCGCCTCTTCGCCCTGGAGTTTGCCCGGCGCCGGGCGCTGCTGGTGCTGTGGGACATCAACACGCAGAGCAACGAGGAGACGGCGGGCATGGTGCGCCACATCTACCGGGAGATGGCcgaggcggccgccgccgccgcccccagaG TAGCTGGAGATGGAGAAAAAGACGCGCTGCCCCATTGCAACTTGCAGGTTTACACTTACACCTGTGATGTGGGCAAAAGAGAAAATGTCTACTCAACAGCTGAGAGGGTCCGCAAGGAGGTTGGCGAGGTGTCTGTCCTGGTTAACAATGCTGGTGTGGTCTCTGGACACCATCTTCTGGAGTGTCCCGATGAGCTTATTGAGAGGACCATGATGGTCAACTGTCATGCACACTTCTGG aCCACTAAAGCATTCCTTCCCAAGATGCTGGAAATGAATCATGGACACATCGTGACAGTTGCAAGTTCCTTGGGCTTGTTCAGTACTGCTGGAGTGGAG GATTATTGCGCCAGCAAATTTGGAGCTGTAGGTTTCCACGAGTCTTTGAGCCATGAATTGAAGGCTGCTGAAAAGGACGGAATCAAAACAACTTTAGTCTGCCCTTATCTTGTAGATACAGGAATGTTTAGAGGGTGCAGGATCAG aaaagaaattgagCCTTTCCTTCCACCCTTGAAACCAGAATACTGTGTGAAGCAGGCTATGAGAGCTATCCTTACAGACCAGCCAATGATCTGCACACCTCGCCTCATGTATATGGTCACCTTCATGAAAAG TATTCTGCCCTTTGAAGCAGTTGTATGCATGTACCGATTTTTGGGAGCAGACAAGTGCATGTACCCTTTCATTGCTCAAAGGAAACAGGCTACAAACAACAATGAAGCAAAAAATGGAATTTAA
- the RDH10 gene encoding retinol dehydrogenase 10 isoform X2: MNILLELFVVTFRVLWAFVLAAAKWLVRPKEKSVAGQVCLITGAGSGLGRLFALEFARRRALLVLWDINTQSNEETAGMVRHIYREMAEAAAAAAPRAGDGEKDALPHCNLQVYTYTCDVGKRENVYSTAERVRKEVGEVSVLVNNAGVVSGHHLLECPDELIERTMMVNCHAHFWTTKAFLPKMLEMNHGHIVTVASSLGLFSTAGVEDYCASKFGAVGFHESLSHELKAAEKDGIKTTLVCPYLVDTGMFRGCRIRKEIEPFLPPLKPEYCVKQAMRAILTDQPMICTPRLMYMVTFMKSILPFEAVVCMYRFLGADKCMYPFIAQRKQATNNNEAKNGI; encoded by the exons ATGAACATCCTGCTGGAGCTCTTCGTGGTGACTTTCAGAGTGCTCTGGGCTTTCGTGCTGGCCGCAGCCAAGTGGCTGGTGCGGCCCAAGGAGAAGAGCGTGGCGGGGCAGGTGTGCCTGATcaccggggcgggcagcggcctGGGCCGCCTCTTCGCCCTGGAGTTTGCCCGGCGCCGGGCGCTGCTGGTGCTGTGGGACATCAACACGCAGAGCAACGAGGAGACGGCGGGCATGGTGCGCCACATCTACCGGGAGATGGCcgaggcggccgccgccgccgcccccagaG CTGGAGATGGAGAAAAAGACGCGCTGCCCCATTGCAACTTGCAGGTTTACACTTACACCTGTGATGTGGGCAAAAGAGAAAATGTCTACTCAACAGCTGAGAGGGTCCGCAAGGAGGTTGGCGAGGTGTCTGTCCTGGTTAACAATGCTGGTGTGGTCTCTGGACACCATCTTCTGGAGTGTCCCGATGAGCTTATTGAGAGGACCATGATGGTCAACTGTCATGCACACTTCTGG aCCACTAAAGCATTCCTTCCCAAGATGCTGGAAATGAATCATGGACACATCGTGACAGTTGCAAGTTCCTTGGGCTTGTTCAGTACTGCTGGAGTGGAG GATTATTGCGCCAGCAAATTTGGAGCTGTAGGTTTCCACGAGTCTTTGAGCCATGAATTGAAGGCTGCTGAAAAGGACGGAATCAAAACAACTTTAGTCTGCCCTTATCTTGTAGATACAGGAATGTTTAGAGGGTGCAGGATCAG aaaagaaattgagCCTTTCCTTCCACCCTTGAAACCAGAATACTGTGTGAAGCAGGCTATGAGAGCTATCCTTACAGACCAGCCAATGATCTGCACACCTCGCCTCATGTATATGGTCACCTTCATGAAAAG TATTCTGCCCTTTGAAGCAGTTGTATGCATGTACCGATTTTTGGGAGCAGACAAGTGCATGTACCCTTTCATTGCTCAAAGGAAACAGGCTACAAACAACAATGAAGCAAAAAATGGAATTTAA